A genomic window from Streptomyces broussonetiae includes:
- a CDS encoding SDR family NAD(P)-dependent oxidoreductase, translating to MTDQSKGVAVVTGASRGIGAAIAERLAGDGYAVVVNYGVDAEGAESVVAAIHAKGGRAAAVRADVASEGEVSDLFDRARQMGSLAALVNNAGTAGLRVRLDEQQTDGLTRLMQVNVVGPMLCAQRAVRAMSTARGGTGGCIVNIASIAAKAPADFSGMTPYAASKGALVTFTRALSNEVAAEGIRVNSVSPGVIETGLITPRDQEMGALSPQGRTGRPEEIAAAVSWLISPEASYVTGSDITVSGGR from the coding sequence ATGACTGATCAGAGCAAAGGCGTGGCGGTCGTCACGGGCGCCAGCCGGGGCATCGGCGCGGCGATCGCCGAACGGCTGGCCGGCGACGGCTACGCCGTGGTCGTCAACTACGGGGTCGACGCCGAGGGAGCCGAGTCGGTGGTGGCCGCCATCCACGCCAAGGGCGGCCGGGCCGCGGCCGTGCGTGCCGATGTCGCCTCGGAGGGCGAGGTGTCGGACCTGTTCGACCGGGCACGGCAGATGGGGTCGCTGGCCGCACTGGTCAACAACGCCGGCACGGCCGGCCTGCGGGTCCGCCTCGACGAGCAGCAGACGGACGGGCTGACCCGGCTGATGCAGGTCAACGTCGTGGGGCCCATGCTGTGCGCCCAACGCGCCGTCCGGGCGATGTCGACCGCTCGCGGCGGCACCGGCGGATGCATCGTCAACATCGCCTCGATCGCCGCCAAGGCGCCGGCCGACTTCTCCGGGATGACCCCCTACGCGGCGAGCAAGGGCGCCCTGGTGACGTTCACCCGCGCGCTGTCCAACGAGGTCGCCGCGGAGGGAATCCGGGTCAACAGCGTCTCACCGGGGGTCATCGAGACCGGGTTGATCACTCCCAGGGACCAGGAGATGGGCGCGCTCAGCCCGCAGGGTCGCACGGGCCGGCCCGAGGAGATCGCGGCTGCCGTGTCGTGGCTGATCTCGCCGGAGGCGTCGTACGTCACCGGCAGCG